The following are encoded in a window of Podospora pseudoanserina strain CBS 124.78 chromosome 6, whole genome shotgun sequence genomic DNA:
- a CDS encoding hypothetical protein (EggNog:ENOG503PHF9) codes for MKFFTVIVSTLAAMVAAAPATAPASTEVDKRAFAFDINAFNGLKGFNQVNLNYLLNINSLQIGLLGNLANVNNFNILQFQGLFAQQKFDLQALLQLQQLHTFLQIHQLGVLNGFDLKGLQLQQLQLGLLNNVGLLDLQQFISPNVIGQVTTIGNSVRLPVKE; via the exons ATGAAGTTCTTCACCGTCATCGTCTCTaccctcgccgccatggTTGCCGCTGCTCCTGCCACTGCTCCCGCCAGCACTGAGGTTGACAAGCGTGCCTTCGCTTTCGATATCAATGCCTTCAACGGCCTCAAGGGCTTCAACCAGGTCAACCTCAactacctcctcaacatcaactctCTGCAGATTGGtctcctcggcaacctcgccaacgtcaacaacttcaacatcTTGCAATTCCAGGGTCTCTTTGCTCAGCAGAAGTTTGATCTTCAGgctctccttcagctccagcagctccaCACCTTCCTCCAGATCCACCAGCTCGGTGTTCTCAACGGCTTTGATCTCAAGggcctccagctccagcagctccagCTCGGTCTCCTCAACAACGTTGGCCTGCTCGATCTCCAGCagttcatctcccccaacgtCATTGGCCAGGTCACCACTATTGGCAACTCAG TCCGCCTCCCTGTCAAGGAGTAA